One Flexivirga aerilata DNA segment encodes these proteins:
- a CDS encoding PucR family transcriptional regulator — protein sequence MVDARTHTGDDPCRAAGAENGTWIRAARPVEPDAISHAVLSRTCVAELVDRVGPGPIGWAVEVAGGMAQSILAVIPELGVDGFVQEMRKGCEAVAVQTVAALARENFDLDAVLSPEVFAGPAEAVIRGVGIEHILRSIQVAHTYAHHQFVEAASHSLPPEERFAALRLISERLFAITDLLSSRMAAEFSRVQAAWLTTSAAVRMELVDDILSGAEVSSERATRVLEYDLTRRHTALVVWVADAAQPGPGVLESTAAQVLRASGHSAALVLPIGRRRVWAWGSTVRGNAPPPSIGSYEPTVGVQVAAGLPGAGVSGFRTSHGQALEAARIGMASKQPRRVWDYGDVDMLTMLTHRDDVARQFVRRELGDLAAPGEAAGVLRATLKCYLDNERSLNAAAGALHVARNTVAYRVGRAEALRGRGVGDRRMQLQAALALVEEFGDEFAVTNADA from the coding sequence ATGGTTGACGCGAGGACTCACACAGGGGACGACCCTTGTCGGGCGGCCGGGGCGGAGAACGGGACCTGGATCCGGGCCGCGCGGCCGGTCGAGCCCGACGCGATCAGCCACGCCGTGCTGTCGCGTACCTGTGTCGCCGAGCTCGTCGACCGGGTCGGGCCCGGGCCTATCGGCTGGGCGGTCGAGGTGGCGGGCGGCATGGCGCAGAGCATCCTCGCGGTGATCCCCGAGCTCGGCGTCGACGGGTTCGTCCAGGAGATGCGCAAGGGGTGCGAGGCGGTCGCGGTCCAGACCGTGGCCGCCCTGGCCAGGGAGAACTTCGACCTCGACGCCGTCCTCTCCCCCGAGGTCTTCGCGGGGCCGGCCGAGGCGGTCATCCGCGGCGTCGGCATCGAGCACATCCTGCGCAGCATCCAGGTCGCCCACACCTACGCCCACCACCAGTTCGTCGAGGCTGCTTCGCACAGCCTGCCTCCCGAGGAGAGATTCGCCGCGCTGCGCCTGATCTCCGAGCGGCTCTTCGCCATCACCGACCTGCTGTCGTCCCGGATGGCGGCGGAGTTCAGCCGGGTGCAGGCGGCCTGGCTGACGACCTCGGCGGCGGTGCGCATGGAGTTGGTCGACGACATCCTGAGCGGCGCGGAGGTCTCGTCGGAGCGGGCGACGAGGGTGCTCGAGTACGACCTGACCCGACGCCACACCGCGCTCGTCGTCTGGGTCGCGGACGCGGCGCAGCCCGGCCCGGGCGTGCTGGAGTCGACGGCGGCCCAGGTGCTGCGCGCGTCGGGACACTCCGCCGCCCTGGTCCTGCCGATCGGTCGGCGCCGCGTGTGGGCATGGGGTTCGACCGTCCGCGGCAATGCCCCGCCTCCGAGCATCGGCTCCTACGAGCCCACCGTCGGCGTTCAGGTCGCCGCGGGCCTGCCCGGAGCGGGAGTGTCGGGCTTCCGGACCAGCCACGGCCAGGCGCTGGAGGCGGCCCGGATCGGCATGGCGTCCAAGCAGCCCCGGCGGGTGTGGGACTACGGCGACGTCGACATGCTGACGATGCTGACGCACCGTGACGACGTCGCGCGCCAGTTCGTACGCCGGGAGCTCGGTGACCTCGCCGCGCCGGGCGAGGCGGCCGGTGTCCTCCGGGCGACGCTGAAGTGCTATCTGGACAACGAACGCAGCCTCAACGCGGCAGCCGGGGCGCTGCACGTGGCGCGCAACACCGTCGCCTACCGGGTCGGGCGGGCCGAGGCCCTGCGCGGACGTGGGGTGGGCGACCGGCGCATGCAACTGCAGGCCGCACTCGCGCTCGTCGAGGAGTTCGGCGACGAGTTCGCCGTCACCAACGCGGATGCCTGA
- a CDS encoding glycerophosphodiester phosphodiesterase family protein — protein MAITDQPTATLDPRRAAYRLGAEPLVVGHRGASGYRPEHTLASYELAARMGADSLEPDLVATRDHVLVCRHDAELSRSTDVADHPEFADRHTTREIDGETQTGWFVCDFTVAELKSLWARERFATLRQSNTIYEGRLRIATFEELLRLRARLSRELGRVIGLSPELKHTTWHRSIGLDLERPLVTGLRSAGLDRPSAPVFVQAFEPTSLMRLRQELGLQAPSILLTEAEGGPVDLPGRCYDELLQPAGLQRLRKWATGVGPSKDQVIPRRADGSLRGPTGLVRSAHDAGLRVHTWTFRAENAFLPTDLRSTASDADFGDVLAEMTTFLHAGVDALITDHVDLGTLARSEVFV, from the coding sequence ATGGCGATCACCGATCAGCCGACGGCGACCCTCGATCCCCGGCGAGCGGCCTACCGGCTGGGCGCGGAGCCGCTCGTGGTCGGTCACCGCGGTGCCAGCGGATATCGGCCCGAGCACACGCTCGCGTCATATGAACTGGCGGCGCGGATGGGCGCCGACTCCCTCGAACCCGACCTGGTGGCGACCCGAGACCACGTGTTGGTATGCCGGCACGACGCGGAGCTGTCACGCTCGACGGACGTCGCCGACCACCCGGAGTTCGCCGATCGCCACACGACCCGGGAGATCGACGGCGAGACCCAAACCGGTTGGTTCGTCTGCGATTTCACCGTGGCGGAGCTGAAGTCGCTCTGGGCCCGCGAGCGCTTTGCAACCCTGCGGCAGTCGAACACCATCTATGAGGGGCGGCTGCGGATCGCGACCTTCGAGGAGTTGCTGCGGTTGCGCGCACGGCTCTCGCGTGAGCTCGGCCGGGTGATCGGGCTGAGCCCGGAGCTGAAGCACACCACCTGGCACCGATCGATCGGGCTGGACCTGGAGCGACCGCTCGTGACCGGGCTGCGCAGCGCCGGACTGGATCGGCCGAGCGCGCCGGTCTTCGTGCAGGCCTTCGAACCGACCAGCCTCATGCGGCTGCGGCAGGAGCTCGGCCTGCAGGCGCCGAGCATCCTGCTGACCGAGGCGGAGGGCGGACCGGTCGACCTGCCCGGGCGCTGCTACGACGAGCTGCTGCAACCGGCCGGTCTGCAACGGCTGCGGAAGTGGGCGACGGGGGTCGGCCCGAGCAAGGACCAGGTGATCCCGCGGCGTGCGGACGGGAGTCTGCGCGGCCCGACCGGGCTGGTGCGGTCGGCGCACGACGCCGGGCTACGCGTCCACACCTGGACGTTTCGCGCCGAAAACGCCTTCCTGCCAACGGATTTGCGCTCGACCGCGTCCGACGCCGACTTCGGCGACGTGCTCGCCGAGATGACGACGTTCCTGCACGCCGGCGTCGACGCGCTGATCACCGACCACGTCGACCTCGGCACGCTCGCCCGGTCGGAGGTTTTCGTTTAG